Proteins from one Deinococcus apachensis DSM 19763 genomic window:
- a CDS encoding glycoside hydrolase family 19 protein produces MNLILNSDHIRAVAPGHPDPDAVVAALRPVLQRYEIDQTPERLGMFLATLAHESNFVCQSERLGYSAQRLAEVWPNRYASRPGVPNALALRLAAAGPQAIANNCYAARMGNGPESSGDGWRYRGRGLIQLTGRDAYRAYGQRLNLDLERNPDLALRLDVAAGIAGAFWDNKRLPGDPRSLNQMADAGDMETVTLAINGGENGLPDRLDRYRRVIGALREQAAALAAQEQIVHPPVAVQRLFINGVEALPFEALLLEGTVTTASGTHPIVKRSQVGEKLYVTTG; encoded by the coding sequence GTGAACCTCATCCTCAACAGCGACCACATTCGCGCCGTGGCCCCAGGCCATCCCGACCCGGACGCGGTGGTGGCCGCCCTGCGCCCGGTCCTCCAGCGGTACGAGATCGACCAGACCCCCGAGCGCCTGGGGATGTTTCTGGCAACCCTGGCGCACGAGTCGAACTTCGTGTGCCAGTCCGAGCGGCTGGGCTACTCCGCTCAGCGCTTGGCCGAGGTGTGGCCGAACCGTTACGCAAGCCGCCCGGGGGTGCCCAATGCCCTCGCCCTGCGCCTCGCTGCCGCCGGGCCGCAGGCCATCGCCAATAACTGCTACGCGGCGCGGATGGGGAACGGCCCGGAGAGCAGCGGGGACGGCTGGCGGTACCGCGGGCGCGGGCTGATCCAGCTCACGGGCCGCGACGCCTACCGGGCCTACGGGCAACGGCTGAACCTGGACCTGGAGCGCAACCCGGATCTCGCCCTGCGCCTGGACGTGGCGGCGGGCATCGCGGGGGCGTTCTGGGACAATAAGCGGCTGCCCGGCGATCCCCGCAGCCTGAACCAGATGGCGGACGCGGGCGACATGGAGACCGTGACGCTGGCGATCAACGGGGGCGAGAACGGGCTCCCGGACCGCCTCGACCGCTACCGGCGGGTGATCGGGGCCCTGCGCGAGCAGGCGGCGGCGCTCGCCGCCCAGGAGCAGATCGTCCACCCGCCCGTCGCCGTGCAGCGCCTGTTTATCAACGGCGTCGAGGCCTTGCCGTTCGAGGCCCTGTTGCTGGAAGGCACCGTCACCACGGCGAGCGGGACGCACCCCATCGTCAAGCGCAGCCAGGTGGGGGAGAAGCTGTATGTCACGACGGGCTGA